One segment of Choloepus didactylus isolate mChoDid1 chromosome 15, mChoDid1.pri, whole genome shotgun sequence DNA contains the following:
- the R3HCC1L gene encoding coiled-coil domain-containing protein R3HCC1L isoform X3: MQQEAERCRVRARRPDMALYVPKARRGTVLLKSGDEKSCCLPNAMVKEGQKESFLSKKEIFRDRIETQRLNINPDRTEHSNKERKKSSTKFKKDSCLQERNKDRTRKGTTETKEVLPQGHRQGVPSPGIIPSVPLQRHFKPKKVECSEVQTTDMTEHERLLLSHSCSEVSEAQVLNKPFQNMKFCDFSKHKLNEEIFEDKELESKIETDYKAVESQFPGGFSSVLKPENMITLVKLSSDSGFGHQGMQTSSGMMKLSNGGVTTVSVPGSPDRVTDQTWIHFKAENLGEVANSTGLILDQKGIDSIPENVDRISHKMPIVSKLGSTNGVFDPTVFRQYRKNDSIFNESCVKYEPSDTAVLTHETYTDNGSKNVDDITKKACMMDSVGVISSHVTMGSHCVVAVRADEAWSNTSSFSKYIAVSADTAPLHVAVSENDTENFSNLAACSDIYAKNISSGFTESTEKLIGYLSDCDSSLPIKKIAGSDYNNVLDSELNMLNGTKILSGSALGKDLDCTGDIVEAFHELRTEEFSTKVEGDTENVEFGISFPEMDSVSMETSMEPKATETSDVEGSAAIEESWESMFNDDGDCLDPRFLQERENDWKPSNGKTSGKAETSLLFEHHPVKGIIS; encoded by the coding sequence ATGCAGCAAGAAGCAGAGAGATGCAGAGTTCGAGCTAGAAGGCCTGACATGGCACTTTATGTACCCAAAGCTCGAAGGGGTACAGTACTCCTCAAGTCAGGTGATGAAAAAAGCTGTTGTCTTCCTAACGCCATGGTGAAAGAAGGACAAAAGGAAAGCTTTCTTTCCAAAAAAGAGATCTTTAGAGACAGAATTGAGACTCAAAGATTAAATATTAACCCTGATAGAACAGAGCACagtaataaggaaagaaagaaatcttcaacaaaatttaaaaaagactcATGCcttcaagaaagaaataaagataggaCTAGGAAGGGAACCACAGAAACCAAAGAAGTATTACCCCAAGGACATCGGCAAGGAGTCCCAAGTCCTGGAATCATACCTAGTGTACCtttacaaagacattttaaacCAAAGAAGGTGGAGTGTTCTGAGGTTCAAACTACAGACATGACAGAACATGAGAGGTTGCTTCTATCACATTCTTGTTCAGAAGTTAGTGAGGCTCAAGTTCTGAACAAACCATTCCAAAATATGAAATTCTGTGACTTCAGTAAGCACAAACTaaatgaggaaatatttgaagataaaGAGTTGGAAAGCAAAATTGAAACTGACTACAAAGCTGTAGAATCTCAGTTTCCTGGAGGTTTTAGTTCTGTATTGAAACCTGAGAATATGATTACACTAGTAAAACTAAGCTCTGATTCTGGATTTGGACACCAAGGGATGCAAACATCAAGTGGAATGATGAAGCTCAGCAATGGAGGCGTCACTACTGTTTCTGTTCCTGGAAGTCCAGATAGAGTCACTGATCAAACTTGGATACACTTCAAAGCTGAGAATTTAGGTGAGGTAGCCAACAGTACAGGTTTGATCTTGGATCAGAAAGGTATAGATTCCATTCCCGAGAACGTGGATCGCATCTCCCATAAAATGCCTATAGTCAGCAAATTAGGGAGCACAAATGGCGTTTTTGATCCAACAGTGTTTAGACAGTATAGGAAGAATGACAGCATTTTTAATGAGTCATGTGTAAAGTATGAACCTTCTGATACTGCTGTCCTTACTCATGAGACATATACAGATAATGGTTCTAAGAATGTAGATGACATTACCAAGAAGGCATGTATGATGGACAGTGTAGGTGTCATATCCAGTCATGTAACCATGGGCagccattgtgtagttgcagttaGAGCTGATGAAGCCTGGAGCAACACAAGTAGTTTCTCAAAATATATAGCAGTGAGTGCAGACACAGCCCCTCTTCATGTAGCTGTAAGTGAGAATGACACTGAAAATTTCAGCAACCTGGCTGCTTGCTCAGATATTTATGCTAAGAATATTTCATCTGGTTTCACAGAGTCAACAGAAAAGTTGATAGGGTACTTGTCAGATTGTGATTCCTCCTTACCTATAAAGAAGATTGCTGGTAGTGATTATAACAATGTTTTGGACTCTGAACTCAATATGTTAAATGGGACAAAAATACTTTCAGGTAGTGCCTTGGGCAAAGATCTGGATTGTACTGGTGATATTGTAGAGGCATTCCATGAATTAAGAACTGAAGAGTTCAGTACAAAAGTGGAAGGTGACACAGAGAATGTAGAATTTGGTATATCGTTTCCTGAGATGGATTCAGTATCTATGGAAACATCCATGGAACCAAAAGCTACTGAAACTTCTGATGTGGAGGGAAGTGCTGCTATTGAGGAGAGCTGGGAATCTATGtttaatgatgatggtgattgCCTGGATCCACGTTTTCTTCAAGAG